One Buteo buteo chromosome 5, bButBut1.hap1.1, whole genome shotgun sequence DNA window includes the following coding sequences:
- the IFT70B gene encoding intraflagellar transport protein 70B — protein MEAAPVPDGQYTAVVYGLIGGGRCGEAESLLSRELQKSCRSRGGLSLLGYCHYQLQDFAAAAECYEQLVALHPELDAYRLYQAQALYKAGLYAEALRAASPLLDLPAYQGRALRLQAAVRYAQGDLPAAKSLVEEALAAATAAADGGPAAAEDPSERADAEINLGCLLYRQGRHEEASGKFAGAMQVLGYRPELSYNMALCCYAAKQYAPALKHISDIIERGIHQHPELSVGMTTEGIDIRSVGNTLLLHRTALVEAFNLKAAIEYQLHNLKAAQEALTDMPPRAEEELDPVTLHNQALMNMDSQPTEGFEKLQFLLLQNPCPPETFGNLLLLYCKHQYYDLAADVLAENAHLTYKLLTPYLYNFFDAIITCQTAPEEAFHKLDDSAGTLTEQLRKLTKQVQEARQNWDDEAVKKAVNEYDETLDKYIPVLMAQAKIYWDMKNYTMVEKIFRKSVEFCNEHEVWKLNVAHVLFMQENKYKEAISFYEPIVKKHYDNILHVSAIVLANLCVSYILTSQNEDAEELMRKIEKGEEQLSYDNPDKNIYHLCIVNLVIGTLYCVKGNYDFGISRVIKSLEPYNKKLSTDTWYYAKRCFLSLLENMSKHMIMLRDSVIQDCVQFLKQCELYGRNIPAVIEQPLEEKRMHSGKNTVTYEARLLRALMYKIVGWTA, from the coding sequence atgGAGGCCGCGCCGGTGCCCGACGGGCAGTACACGGCCGTGGTCTACGGGCTGATCGGCGGCGGGCGGTGCGGGGAGGCGGAGTCGCTGCTGAGCCGCgagctgcagaagagctgccGCTCGCGGGGCGGCCTCTCCCTGCTGGGCTACTGCCACTACCAGCTGCAGGACTTCGCGGCGGCCGCCGAGTGCTACGAGCAGCTGGTGGCCCTGCACCCCGAGCTGGACGCGTACCGGCTCTACCAGGCGCAGGCCCTCTACAAGGCCGGGCTCTACGCCGAGGCCCTGCGGGCCGCCAGCCCGCTGCTGGACCTCCCCGCCTACCAGGGCCGGGCCCTGCGCCTGCAGGCGGCCGTCCGCTATGCCCAGGGCGATCTCCCGGCGGCCAAGAGCCTGGTGGAGGAGGCCctcgccgccgccaccgccgctgCCGACGGCGGCCCCGCGGCAGCCGAGGACCCCTCGGAGCGGGCTGACGCCGAGATCAACCTGGGCTGCCTGCTGTACCGTCAGGGGCGGCACGAAGAGGCCAGCGGCAAGTTCGCCGGCGCCATGCAAGTGTTGGGTTACCGCCCTGAGCTGTCCTACAACATGGCGCTGTGCTGCTACGCGGCCAAGCAGTACGCCCCCGCCCTCAAACATATCTCCGATATCATAGAGCGCGGCATCCACCAGCACCCGGAGCTCAGCGTGGGCATGACCACCGAGGGTATCGACATCCGCAGCGTAGGCAACACTCTGCTTCTGCACCGCACGGCCCTGGTAGAGGCCTTCAACCTCAAGGCGGCCATCGAGTACCAACTGCACAACCTGAAAGCGGCCCAGGAGGCGCTCACGGACATGCCGCCAAGGGCCGAAGAGGAGTTGGATCCAGTCACGCTGCACAACCAAGCACTAATGAACATGGACAGCCAGCCCACCGAAGGGTTTGAGAAACTGCAGTTCCTGCTCCTGCAGAACCCCTGCCCACCAGAAACTTTTGGAAACTTGCTGCTTCTCTATTGCAAGCATCAGTACTACGACCTGGCGGCTGATGTGCTGGCAGAGAATGCCCATCTGACCTACAAACTGCTCACGCCTTACTTGTACAACTTCTTCGATGCCATTATTACTTGTCAAACTGCCCCTGAGGAGGCCTTCCACAAGCTAGATGATTCAGCCGGGACACTGACTGAGCAGCTGAGAAAACTCACGAAGCAGGTGCAGGAAGCTAGGCAAAATTGGGATGATGAAGCTGTAAAAAAGGCGGTTAATGAGTACGATGAGACTCTGGATAAATATATACCTGTCTTGATGGCCCAGGCAAAGATCTACTGGGACATGAAGAACTACACAATGGTAGAAAAGATCTTCCGCAAATCGGTGGAGTTCTGTAACGAACACGAGGTGTGGAAGCTCAACGTGGCTCACGTGCTCTTCATGCAGGAGAACAAGTATAAAGAGGCTATTAGCTTCTATGAGCCAATCGTTAAAAAGCACTATGACAACATTCTCCATGTTAGTGCCATTGTGTTAGCTAACCTCTGCGTTTCCTACATCCTGACAAGCCAGAACGAAGACGCAGAGGAACTGATGAGGAAGATTGAGAAGGGAGAAGAGCAGCTGTCCTATGATAATCCTGATAAAAATATCTACCATCTTTGCATTGTCAATCTTGTCATTGGTACCCTCTACTGTGTGAAGGGAAACTATGACTTCGGTATTTCAAGGGTCATTAAAAGCCTGGAGCCATATAACAAAAAACTGAGCACTGATACGTGGTATTACGCCAAACGGTGTTTCCTGTCCTTGCTGGAGAACATGTCCAAGCACATGATCATGCTACGTGACAGCGTTATTCAAGACTGTGTTCAGTTTCTGAAGCAGTGTGAGCTGTATGGAAGAAACATCCCAGCTGTCATTGAGCAACCCCTTGAAGAGAAGAGGATGCACAgtgggaaaaatacagttacctACGAAGCCAGGCTTTTGAGGGCACTGATGTATAAGATTGTTGGGTGGACTGCGTAA